The genomic interval ATGGCTGCGTGGTTGATATGCTTGGGCGTGCTGGCCGGGTAGGAGAGGCATTagagtttattaaaaatatgccTTTTGAACCAACTGCTGCTATTTTGGGTTCACTTTTAGGTGCTTGTAGGGTTCACTATAATGTTGACATTGGTGAATTTGTAGGTCAACGCCTGATGGAAATTGAGCCTGAAAATGCTGGGAATTATGTTATTCTTTCTAATTTATATGCTTCTGCAGGGCGATGGGAAGATGTAACAAGGGTGAGGGAACTGATGAAGGAGAAGGCTGTAACAAAGGATCCAGGAAGAAGCTGGATTGAACTTGACCAAATCCTTCATACATTTCATGCAAGTGACCGTTCCCACCCCATGAGGGAAGAATTGAGTGCAAAGGTGAAACAATTATCTGTCAAGTTCAAGGAAGCTGGCTATGTCCCAGACATGAGTTGTGTGTTATATGATGTGGATGAGGAGCAGAAGGAGAAGGTTCTGCTAGGCCACAGTGAAAAACTGGCTTTGACTTTCGGACTGATTGGTACTCCTGAAGGAGCGCCCATCCGCGTGATAAAGAACCTCCGGATTTGTGTGGACTGCCACAATTTTGCCAAGTTTGTATCAAAGGTTTATGGAAGGAAAGTGTCTCTGAGGGATAAAAACAGATTCCATCATATTGTTGAGGGAACCTGTTCCTGTGGTGATTACTGGTGACTGCTGAAGATTCTTGATGGGAAATATTGTCGTGCCTTGTTTAGAATGCAAGGTAGAATATGATATGGCAGATTTTGAGGTGGAAACAGGAGTATAGATCTCCATCGGTCAATGAGAGTTACAGGCAAAAAACGAGGCTCTGGGAATGTAGAAAGCTAGAGGACAGTATAAGCACTAGATGCAGACATTCAATGACAGCTATTGACCTCAGTCGGAAGTGGTGCAGTTCTATAGAGAAGAAGTTCACTATAAACTAGCCGGTCCTGATCGAATGATTGCAAACCCAAATTGAAACACTAAGGGGAGGGTGAGGGCTGATAGAAGATGCACACAACCAGTGATGGGGAACACAAAACTTTGTGGTATGCTGGTGTAGACTTCGAAGAGGCTTCATAGTTTCGTGTTTACTACAGAGCTACATGTATTTTTGTGGAGGGAATCCAGAAAGATGGTGCGAATTTTGTTTCGACAACGCATCTGCGTGAGTTATAATACATCCAGCATTTCAGTTAAGCTCATCATTTGAGTGGTGTCCAAAGCAGCAGCCGAGATAGCTGAACCTTTGTCATTGCATTGATGtatgaaaatttgattgaacCGCATTTCAGTATCTGTCTTCAATTTTCAGGCTTCTTTTAGCCTTTTACTCATCACTGGGATGTAAATTGTTGTCTGTTGAAGCGTTGTACATACTTTTTCATACTAATGGACTTTGTtagttaatttcaaaaatatataagtgactatatatagatatagtcacttttttttttagatacaATGGAAAATCTTACTCCAAACaattggattttaatttgtatctaATTATATGTGTCActtatatattagataatatattttgtaattattaaaattgttattatatcaTCCAacagataaaattaaattgggattCGAATATTAAAATTGCATTAAATTATGAGTTAGAGTATTAACACCTCTTCATTAATCTTATAAAACCTCAATCATATTACAATTACATTTAAGGACAAATATAAATAGGATTAACcccatttatattttctttctctctttaattttattttgctagcacaatataattttttttattatcattaaaataatcttgAATTTAAGAAGCAATCTTTTAAGCCAAAATAATACTCTTGTAATATCAGTAGCAACAAAATTAGGATATAGTAttgtgataaaataaattaaataaaattttatctcgctacaaataattttttaagaattctCAAACTAATTGTTACACCCAAAGTTTATAGgtacaataaaattgtattggacccttaaaatattaactattttataagatttttcttactttttcttttagatatttttctttagaaattaaataaataaagaaagttcGAGGAGAGGAATAAAGTTATTAAGACTGAAAGAGTAAGAAAGTTATTAGAAATTGtaagatttataaatgaaaatactatttatttagaaaaagaatACTTTTAGTACTAAAtggaatataattaaaaaaaataaggattttGGCGGGATGCTCTTAAActattgatatttttctaaaaatgttCCATAAAACATAGACTTAAAGCAAAACGACGGCGTATCTCGTCTTGGTCGTCGAAAACGCGAAACAAAACCTGTCACTCCCTTCGCTAgcaaatttctctctctctcgaaACCATCAAGCATTCGACCAAAACACGATGTCGTTCAACAGCATGCTCCGCCAGCGGCTCTTCGCTCGCTTCGGCTCAACCCATGCCGGACCGAGCCGATGGACGACCCCGGGCCATCAGGAGAAGCCGAACGGGTACCTCTTCAACCGAACCCCTCCACCGCCGGGCCAGTCTCGCAAGTGGGAAGACTGGGAGCTTCCGTGCTACATCACCAGCTTTTTGACCGTCGTGATTCTGGGAGTGGGGCTGAACGCAAAGCCCGATCTCACCATCGAGACCTGGGCCCATCAGAAAGCCCTGGAACGCCTCCAGATGGAGAAATCTGAGTGAGTGTGATTCACGATCTTAAGTGGgtactttttttcctttaccTTTTGTGGGTGTTGATAAGTTTGATGTGTAGTTGAAATAAGGGCTTTTTGTGAAACCTTAATTGctcttttatttagtttctaatttcaatgtttttaactttataaatttctaCAAGTTTATTTACATAATCAATGCTCTTAACATGTGGAATTTGcatgaattttcaattttttccctATTAGTATAGTGTTAATATCCTATTATTAGCTAAGTAATGCTTCTTATGGACAAAGCTGATGTCATTGGAGGTATCAATGTGAGTGATAATCGGAATATTTGTGATGAGTTCATGTTCATTTCGTCTTCTTATTGTTAAGAAGTTTGCCCTTTTTTTTGACAATATATGTGGAATCTGATTTGTAACACAATAAGCGATTGGTGACGCAGATTAGCCCTTTGataagtttttaatattattgtgcCGGAGCTGTATTAGCATTTGGTTGTATATTAGTTTCCCAACAGTTCCAAAAGACCAAGAGATctgaatatattaatatgtttttaCATCActgtcaataaatttttttttctgaatgaTCATGTTGTTGGTTATCATGTAAAATACAAGTTTGTGAATTAGTTCTCTTTTTCTAGGAGTATCATAAAGTAGAACTCAGAAGGCCCCTTTTACTTCTAATAACAGAGTTGCTAGACTTGTGCAAAAGCAATGATTGAGCTTTTTGATAGTTCAGATCCATTTTTTTGTGTCTCTATCAGTTAATTGTCTCCTCTCTGAATGTTCAGAAGAACATGCAGTTGGTGCCTGGACGTAGTGCCACATATTTATGATGTTGCTAGTGTGTCCTAAAGTATATAGAGTTGACTACTGAAATTAATTCCTTGTCAAAAATGCAGGAGTTTTTATACTTGTGTGGTTATGCTTGTCACCTGGGAGATTCACTCATATTGTTTATGTTAATATGTCCATTGTCAAATAATGTCGTGTCTTAGTGTGAAGATGTTAAAGACAGCTGTATTTAATATCTTATATGGTTGAATTCAAGTTTGATGATTGTGGTGTCAATGATAGTGTAGGATTACGATTTGAAGTGATCacattttattgttattaagaAAGAGAACTGTCTACAATCTGACCCGAGTCACCTGACCAATCCTATATTTCTTGAACAAGCCATATTGATATACCTGATATTAAAGCAATACATGTTTGTTTTGAAGGACACCAATAAGTATTATCTTTTTCCACAGAATtagtcttttcttttaaaaatgtgaataattatctgcttaaagtttatatatcTCATCTGCTTGTGTCTGAAAGACTATGTGCATCATTACATAGCCATTTGATGAATTCAACCACTGGTGATTTTCCTCTGTTGAGGTCTTAACCACCTTCTTTCACCCAATTCGACTTATCTTTTTTACCCAGTGGTTCCAACCATAATTAGATTGTATGTCTGTTTTCTTAAATGCAAATATTACATAGAATTACGCACTCAAAGCTGCTTATGTTTCAAATCTGTTATAGttgtttccatttttattttggatccTCCAAAGCAAGAAAATTGCCTTTGTTTGAACTCCTTGGGTAATATCACATTGAAACACCTTGACATCCAACAAGTGAGCCAACAGAATagtaattgtttttatttagcAATTACTCAGTTCTTTGTAGGAATCATGGAAACAATGTTTATTCTGTTCGATCAAATTCTGTTAGTGGCTATCTAGACCTTGTTTTCCTGGATTTCCACAAAGAACGGAGCCATTGTGAAACAAATAGTACAtctaatcaaattctatgaaTTGTTAGTGCTAGAGGCTGGCTAAATCATGCTGAAAATTCATGTATGCACTGTTTGTAATgtgtcaaacttttaattcCTGATGGGATGGGTTGAAGATGGATTGGTTAGGGTAGCATCAAAAAGACTAAAGAGTATATGCAGATACATTCACTGTGTTGAAGGATTGATGCAACTTTTCATCTTATCTTTATCTCCCTTttgaaagcaaaagaaaagttttCAGAGTTAAGGGAATTAATCTTGAAAGTTATGTATTTCCTTTTTGGGACTGTAATTCATCATCTTATGCAGTATACTATATTTCTTTTAGCAGTCTTCTAAATTACTATGAAGTAGATGGTTCCCATTGTTCTGATTGTGACAAAGCAGTTATATTGTAtcgtattaaaaaaataataataataacgcTAACCAAGTTGCAGTGTTGAATCTCACCCAACTGGTGACTGATGTGCCACCTGGTGGGGAAGGAAAACTGTtaacaatcatttttttattataattttctatttattaaaacttaacgaagtttcttcaattcttcttaTTGAGTTCTTCTGATTCGGCGGacagatttatttttttattttctcttgtttgtgTATTTGGATTTAATGAGAATTGAACTTTATGCTagtcttttgaaaaaaaatgaaattagatgTTATTGGTTAGAATAGATTTTCCTCCAGTATTAAGTGAGGCGTTGTTTGGGCTGTGTTATACTAGAATTATAAAGGATAGGCTCGATTGCTGcctgattataaatataataaaattctaattgtaatatattagtatttcaaaaaaatatttaacattACATTGTTATAAATACCGTgcgacaaaaaaaattataaaaagatgaaCAAAGCTTAGCTTAGTAATACCAGatccaaattctttttcattacCGTCATCggaaaatttttttccccagaTATCGCCGTCGTCATCACCCGTTTCATATCCTCTGACTTCAAGTGGGTAATTTTGGTAAATCGttagtaaaaatttttttagtgcTCAGCAAGCTACTTTCGAGTTTGCAAAAAATCCTTCTATTTTCACTATCAATTCCCTTCAAACCGTCGCCTAAACTTTTCGCTACactatttttacttaattggCTCTTCCAATGAAATTCAGGCAaatagtgttttttttaaaaaaaagggaagaaaaTCGTTTTTGctcttttataaatgaaatttataatcGTTCTTTATAATTTGGCTGACCAAGGCTGACCAATTCTGAAGgcattttattcaaatctctaaattaaaaaaaaaaaaattccactccctcttaattttttttgttaaattcacATTTCTACTCTAAtgttttaaaaactatttaaatctctttattttatgatGTTAACAACTATAAATCCCTCTTTAATTGAGTAGTGGACACCTTCTCGTTTTATTTTTGAGGTTGAGGGTTTGCATCTTCCTTTATATTCGtggtaatatattttttaagttattataaCTTTGATAGATTAAGGTATGTCTCGATATATGTTAGGCTGTGCACCATCAATCCTTCATCTTTGATCAAGAATCAAAATCTCGTATTCTTGATCAAAATCCTTTGAAACCTCAAACAAAGAACCTTAAAACCTAGGAAACTaatacaacattttttttttttgggttttttttacCCTCATACCAAAGCTTGTCTAATCCACTTTTCCACACACCATTCACTTTATCATCTCAAACACACCTCAACCACACCTTctgaaaaatatcaataaacacaaaaatataataattttttttttttcagagtTCTATCAATCTTTGGGTtctttagtatttttcttttaataaagaCATTGCCCATGGCATTTGCATTATTCTTTGAAGTTAAGGTCTAGCTGTCTTTCTTATGACTGATGTTCCGGATTCGAGTTTCAATGAGTGcctgaattattaaaaaaaaaaaaaaatatgactAACCATTTAAACCTATCCgatctaattaattagaagggtaaaatagtaaaataaaaaattaaaatatttttcataacaatATAGTATtggtaataattttgaaatatcaGAGTGGAAGCATTTGGATCCTATCCGAtcctaatatattttttcagatttttgtAGGTGTTTTGGGACACATTTgcatttaaagaattatattgCTAGATAATTGAATTGTTCACCGACGAACAATTGGCCCACCGAGAAGCGAGATCACAGAGTAAAGCCCACAAGTTTCTTTGGGCTTTGGTTTAACCCACTGTTTCCTGCTTTGGTAGACTGAGGCAAGAATAAAAGACTATTCACGACTGCTTTATCtttgtgaaaaattaaagaaaaaaatttactaacaACATTATTTTATGAGCGCAGATATTTGAACACTAAAAATACAccactaaaataaaaataaaatgattgttTATGTTATAGTATTATTTAGCTCACAAAATGATAGTACTGTTTATactataatacaattattcttattttaacgGCATCTCCTCAgtgtttataatattatattttttaattgactaattgtaaaaaaaatattatttaaaaaaaatgtcagatttatattacaagaataaaataataataattcgaaCACTAAACAAACaccaatgaaataaaaatgtgtGACATGTAATGTGAAATCTAAGGAtatgtttggtttgaagaaaatggagGAGAGGAAAATAGTGGAATTGGAGGGATGGGAGAAGAAAAGAGTGAAGGagaatagtaaaattaaatttcattgtttggtttgaaataaaatttgataagaaaatgaattataattttttttggacaaaTTTATCCTTtctcttaaatattaaattatctatattagtaataaaatataatttaatatcaatactaatttttttttaatgtcgaaaagtcttaaaataattcatgatttattagaatattatatatataatatataataaggaTATTATGGTAAAATTGAATAGCCACAAAtgaactaaaaaagaaaaacacgtGTCAACACAAGAAACCAGCGTGTTGCTAGCACTGCTCGCATTTAAAAGACCTGATTTCTCTATTCTAcccttaaaaatatattaattttctattataacaccctttattaaatataaaaacccCAATTCTTTCACTTTCTCATAATCGTTTCAGCTTTTGATCCCTTTCTGACAATCCGGCTGCTTTCAGGCGACGGCGGCGGAGCTTCACTGCTATCCTAGCGATTTCCAAACTTCACGGTTTCTCACCTTAGGTATGCTTTCTCATCTCCTTCATCTActctattttgttaatttagtttgttttGTTAGTCTTGCTGATTTTGCAACGTTGATTGTGTACGCGAGAAAGTCACTGGTTAATTGTCTTCATTTGTTCACTGCTTGTCGTGGATATATTTACATGTGTTTAGTGTGTGCATCCTGTGGAATTGGCTTAATATCATTTGggtttttgttatatattCTTGATACTAGAAAAAAGGAAAGTGATGGGAGTTTTGGCATTTGGGTTGCAAATAAAAGAATCTATGTattgttttgtgttttgtttaGAATTTTATGTACTGCTACATTGCCCTCTTTCATGTCATTGATTTCACTTTTATTGGCAATGGATAATGGCCCTTTTTGTGAAGCTGCTATTATGATCTGAAATGTTGTTTCATCACATTTGTTCTGGAAATGTCGTGTGAATAAATGCTGATGTGTAAGGTTTCTGCGATTCATAGTTTTACTCGTATTAGCATTTAGCCTAATTTTAGGAACTTTAGtggcaaaatttttttatggcaaATAAGGTTTCAGGGCATTGGTctagaaattttattgaacgTGGATTTAAATGGTTTGGGAGATTAATGTTGGAGATTTGTAGTGATAGTACTTTATATGGAGCTAGTGTGAGGATCTTTTGTGAATGAAGTCTGTTATTTTTCACGAAAGTTGAattgtttgcttattttattgattgtgTTAACCAAGAGGCCGACGTATTTTAATTTGAGGAAGGCTAGCAGTGTTAGGTCCAGTGGCATTTGGAATTATGTTCTGATTTTCATATGACATGAGGAAGTTTTA from Citrus sinensis cultivar Valencia sweet orange chromosome 9, DVS_A1.0, whole genome shotgun sequence carries:
- the LOC112495626 gene encoding uncharacterized protein LOC112495626, yielding MSFNSMLRQRLFARFGSTHAGPSRWTTPGHQEKPNGYLFNRTPPPPGQSRKWEDWELPCYITSFLTVVILGVGLNAKPDLTIETWAHQKALERLQMEKSE